In Phycisphaerae bacterium RAS2, the DNA window TCCGCCCCGCCCGCGAGCAGCTCCGGCTGCGTCGCTTCCAACATGCCGGCCAATTGCGAGACCTCCGCGCGATGCAGCGTCAACGGCTGCCCCGCGCCACGCGCCACCGACGGGCAATCAAACCGAACCGGCGCGCGCAAGTGACCATCCTGCTTCTCAATTGAGAACGGATACATTCGGCAGGCCAGCGGTTTGGCGTCGGCCCCATGCTCGACATGAATGCGGCATCGTCCGTCGGATTGCAGAAAAACGCATCCACCTTCCGGTCGATGGTTCAGCACCGGCTCGCCGCGGAGGATGGCATACGGCTCCGTCCCAAGTTTCTCGCGCCACGTCCCTTGATCGATCCGCGCGCGATCGGCCGGCGTGAGATGCACGACCAGCTCACGGCAACAATTCGTGCAACCGTGGCAGTCGAACTTCTGCCCCGCGACGTCCGTTATCAGCACGGTCAGTTTCGTCATGGCCGGCAGATTCTACGCGGTCCCTGCCCGGCGGGACGCTGCATTGCAGTGCAGAAACAAGGTCCAAATGCCCGATACTTCTGAATCCGGCCGATTTTGCGCCCCCGGTTTCACTTGCAGGTGCCGCCTCGCGGCGAGTACCATTCCCCGCGACGCAGATCCGGGGCACGGGCGGGGGCCTGTCGGGGCCGGGTCGTTCGCTGGGAGGCGGGGAGACATGCGAACGAAAGAGGCCGGCCGTCGCGCCGGACCTGCACGCTTGCAGGCTTCACACGGAGGTGAGCCGTCCATGTCCAGAATCATTCCCAATCAGCCCTTACCCAATGCGACAGAGTCCGCGCGACCGTTGATGGACGCGCGCAGGTTTCGCACCGACCTGTCCCAGCACTGGAGCAGCCCGTACGCCGCTCGGCGCATTCACCTGATCGGCATCGGCGGCAGCGGGATGCGCGGCCTCGCCGGGGTGCTGCTTCGCTGCGGCGCAAAGGTCAGCGGGTCTGACCGCACCGGGTTCTCATCGCAGTCGCGGCTGGAAGAAATGGGCGCAACGATCAGCATCGGCCAGGCGCCGATCAACGTGCCTTCGGATTGCAACTTTGTCGTGTACTCCGCGGCCATCAGCGAAGACAACCCGGAGCTGCTGGAAGCCCGGCGGCGCAACATTCCCCTGCGGAAGTACGCCGAAATGCTCGGCGAGGTCATGCGGCTGCGCACCGGGATCGCCATCTCCGGCACGCACGGCAAGAGCACCACGACGGCGTTGACGACGTACCTCCTCCGGCAGGCTCGACTCGATCCGACGTTTGTTGTCGGGGCCGAGGTCAAACAGCTCGAGTCCAGCTCCGGCGTCGGCGACGGGCCGCACTTCGTCGTCGAAGCGTGTGAGTTCGACCGATCGTTTCTCAATCTCGCGCCGAAGATCGCCGCCATTCTCAACATCGAGGAAGACCACCTCGACTGCTTTCCGAATCTCGATGCCATCATTGAGGCCTTCAAGGCCTTCGCCTCGCTCGTGCCCGAAGACGGCGTGATCCTTGCGAACGGCGAGGACCGGGCCGTCGCCAAGGCCGTCGAGTCCACCCGCGCCCCGATTGAGACATTCGGATTTTCCGAGGCCTGCACCTGGCGCGCGGTGAACATCGGACAGACCCGCGGTCATTATCGATTCGACGTCCGCCGCGACGGTCGATTTCTCCTGCATGCCCAACTCGACGGCCTGCCCGGCCGGCACCAGATCAGCAATGCCCTCGTCGCCACGGCCCTCGCCACGCATGCCGGCGTCGCCCCCGCAGCCATCGCCGATGCCCTGATGACTTTTGCCGGCGCCGACCGGCGATTGACCCACCGCGGCGAAGTCTCCGGCATTCTTCTGCTCGACGACTACGGCCACCATCCGACGGAGATCCAGGTCACGCTTCGCGCGGTCAAAGAGCAATGGCCCGACCGCAAACTGTGGCTGGTCTTTCAGCCGCACCAGCATTCGCGGACGCGGTTCCTGCTGAACGACTTCGCCCGGAGCTTCGCCCTGGCGGATCATCTCCTCGTGCCCGACATTTATTTCGTGCGCGACAGCGCCGCCGAACGCGACGCCATCTGCAGCGCGGACCTCGTGGCGCGCGTCAGCGCCTGTGGGCAGGATGCGAAGTACCTGCCCAGCCATGCCGAAATCGTGGAACACATTGTCACTCACGCCGTCGCCGGGGACATCGTCCTGACCATGGGCGCCGGCGATGTCTGGAAGATCGCCGATGACCTTGTTCGCCGACTTGGCTGACATCTGCCGGTGCGAAGAGCCGCTGGCCCCGCGCACCTGGTTCCGCATCGGCGGACCGGCCGAGTACCTTCTCCAACCGCGTACCGACGCGCAGCTCGCCACGATCATTCGGCGATGCCACGAATCAGGCACCCCCGTGCGGTTTCTCGGCCTCGGGGCGAACGTGCTCGTCAGCGACCGGGGCGTCCGCGGCGCGGTCGTGCACCTGGGCGACCCGCACTTCAGCGCAATGGAATTTGACGGTGATACGGCGCTGGTCGGCGCCGGCGCCGACATGACCAAGCTCGTTCTCGCGGCCGTGCGAGGCGGCGCCGCCGGACTGGAACAACTCGCCGGCATCCCCGGTTCAGTCGGCGGCGGCATCGCCATGAACTGCGGCGGTCGCTACGGCGACATCTCATCGGCCGTACAAACCGTCACCGGCATCACACCGCGGGGCGAGATCGTCGAGCGCGCGGCAGCGGAACTTGCCTTTGGCTATCGCCATAGCTCGCTGGGGGACGACTGCGCCGTCCGCGTTCGATTCGCTCTTCGCCGCGAGGACCCAGCCGAATTGAACCGCCGGTTTCGCGAAATCTGGGACTACAAGAAGGCGACCCAACCCCCGCTGGGAGACGCCAGCGTCGGCTGCATCTTCCGAAACCCGCCGGGCCAGTCAGCCGGACTGCTGATCGACCGGGCCGGGCTGAAAGGCGAGCAATTCGGCACCGCCTACGTCTCTGACCGCCACGCAAATTTCATCCTTTCCCGTGCGTGCGGGCGGGCGGCTGACGTGCTGGCCCTGATCGGCCAAATTCGCCGACGGGTCCGCGACCACGCCGGAATCATCCTGCAACCCGAAGTACGCATTTGGGCCGATGAAGAAGAGTACGAACAGGCCGATTGGAACCTGGCGGACCGATCCGCGGCACTGGCGGCCGCGCCGGCTGCCGACGCCTGACCGCGAAGACACCGAGGCACGAAGCCCGACAAGGAGGTTAGCCCCGTGGCCATGACGCATACCCGGTTTGATGTGGAGCGAATCACGCGCGCCGCGTCCCGGCAGAAACTCGCCATCACCGTGCTCTCCGGCGGCCCGTCGGGCGAGCGCGACATCAGCCTGCAAAGCGGGCAGGCTGTCGCCGCCGCCCTGCAATCGCAGGGGCACAATGTTCACATCGAAGACATCAACGCGGACAACCTTGGCGCGCTGGCCCGCGCGGTCGACTGCGTCTTTGTCGCCCTGCACGGAACGTTCGGCGAGGACGGCCAGGTTCAGGAGATTCTCGAGCGCCGCAACATCGCCTACACCGGCTCCGGCCCGGCGGCCTGCGCGCTGGCTATGGACAAGGCTGCGGCCAAGGAGGCGTTCAAGGCGGCCGGCGTGCCGACCCCCCGCTTTGCCGTGGCGACTGCGGCCAATTTGCGCGAGGCGCTGGCGGCGTGGAGTCTGCCGGTGGTCGTGAAACCGGTCAAAGAAGGCAGCAGCCTGCATTGCTACATCGTCCGCGAGTTTGAACAACTTCGCCCGGCAGCGCAGCGCGTGATCGATGCCTACGGCAGCGCGCTCATCGAAGAGTTCATCCCCGGCAAGGAAATCACGGTCGGCATTCTTGGCGATCGCGCTCTGCCGGCGATCGAGATTCGCACGCAGCGCGAATTCTACGACTACAAGGCGAAGTACCTCGACGACGACACGCAATACCTGTTTGACATCGATCTATCGCCGGCGCTGCTGCAACAGATCGCCGAACAGAGCCTGGCGGCGCACAACGCACTGGGCTGTCGCGACTTCTCCCGGCTGGACTGGCGAGTCGATCCGTCCAGCGGAAAGGCGTTCCTGCTTGAGGCCAACGTCGTGCCCGGCTTGACCACCCATTCGCTCGTGCCCAAGGCCGCGGCGCAAGTCGGCATCTCGATGGCGCAGATGTGTCAGTTCCTGGTCGATGCGGCGATCAAGCGGCGCTTTGCCAAGCCCAATGGGTGACGACCTGACTGGCGACGCGATCCGTTTGTAGATTTTTAACTCGAGGCTGACGGCCCTGTTTGAGGCGACCAACGTGGCCCCCCGAAAATCAAAAAAAGACTCTTTCCTCCAGCGACTCGGCGCGGCCGTCGGTGAATGGCTGCTGCCGGTCGGCGGTCCGCCTGATCGGCCGTGGCTTCGATACTCGGCGCGGGTCGCGGTCGTGCTGTCGCTCATCTTTGCGACGGGCTGGGGCTTCGCGAAGATGGAGCAGCGCGTTGTTTCACTCGAGCGCTACCAGCAACCGCTCTACCTCGAATGGGAGCTGCTGCCCGACTGGCTTCAACTGCCCGACAACCGCCACATTCTGGATACCCTCGCGCGAAGCGTGGATCTCGGCGAGCGCGATCGCCAGCTCGACAGCGAACTGGCATCGCGAATCGGCACGGCCCTGACCCGTCCGTCCATCGGCTGGGTGCGCGAGGTCGAGCGAGTGCGCGTGCGCAGCGACGGAATCGTCACCGTGCGCTGTCAGTTCCGCCGCCCCGCCGCATGGGTGCGCTTCGGCAAGTCGTGCTACCTTGTGGACGAGCAACGCGTCCGCCTGCCCGGCCGATACCAGATCAACGACAGCAAAGGAAGCGGCCTGATCACCGTGCTGGGCACGCGCACCGCGCCGCCCGCCGTCGGACAGGTTTGGGATGGCGCCGACTTGTCTGCCGGCGTCCTACTGGTCGAGATGCTCAAGGATCGACCCTTCCGCCACCAGGTAACGGCGATTTACGTTGATAACTACAACGGTCGAGACGACGCGGCAAAGCCTTACATCGAACTGGCGACGGATCGAAAGGACTCGCGCGTCTGGTGGGGCCGTCCGCCGAACGAAGAGTTCGGTCGCGAGCCGACGGCGACGCAGAAGATCACGCTGCTGGAGTCGCTCTATCGCCAATGGGGCCGCATCGACATGAACCGGCCGTACGTCAGCGTTACAACCTGGCCCGACCGCGTCGCCATGCCGAAGCCCATGTCCGCGCTCGACACGTCGGAGCCTGCCCGCAACCCGGGCATTCGCCTGTTGCGCGGTTGAGCCCAAGCGTGACGTGCCGCCGCATTTCTCGTTCTGCAAAGTTGGTGGGCGACGGGGTTCGTCGTATGCTGTGCCGGTACGGGGCCGTGGCGCCGTCGCGAGAAATCCGACCATGACACTCGACCATCCCATTGCATCCATCGCCCTGACCGATCCGACGTGGCTGAAGACCTTCCAGGAACTGCTCAAGTACTACCTTCCGCCGTTTGATCAGAATTCTCCCGCGCTGAATGTCGGCAGCCTCGTCGCCATTGTGACAGGCGTCTTTCTGACGTTCCGCTGCGCCCGGTACGAACGCGGCGTGGTCTGTGTGTTCGCGCTCTTTGCCGGGTCGTGGGCCGGGTATCGCGTCTCGCTGCTGGCCAACACGCCCGGGCCGATCTCCGCGGCGCTCGGCGCGGTCGTGCTGGCAGCCATCGCCTATCGAACCTATCGTTGGTGGCTGGCGGCCGGCTCGGTCCTGGTGCTGTTCTCCATCGCAACGTTGTTTCAGCTTGGCCGCGGCGATCTCCAGCGCTACCTGCCCGCCGCCGGTGAAAGCCGAGCCGCGCCGACAAGCGGCGTCCAATTGAGTTCGCCCGGCGAACAGGAGCGCAACCTGTACCCCGCGGCGCAGGATCAATTGGCCAAGATCAAAGAGCGCGTCTGGGCGGAGTTGAGCAACCTCGGCCCGCGCGGTTGGCTGCTGCCGGCGCTGGCGGCTGTGGTCGGCGGCTTTCTCGCATTCTGGGCACTCAAGACATTCGCCGTCATCTGGATTGGCCTGGTGGGAGCCTCGGTCGCCGTGATTGGATTCTCTACATTTGTCGGTGCTCACTGGCCCGCAGTGCGCGACAGCTTCATTAACCAGCCGCAAATCGTTGCCTACACGATCATCAGTCTTTGGCTGCTCGGTCTCGTGCTCCAGGCCAAAGAAGCCCGCTTTCCCAAGCGAAAGCCCGCATCCGGCGGCGGCGGCGAGAAGCCCGCGCCCCGACCTGCCTAACGCATCGCGCCACAGCGCCCATTCAATCAGGCTTCCAGCGCTGCCTCATCATCGATCGGTCCGAGTACTTCTGCGCGGTCCCCGTCCGCTCCACCGCGCCCGGCACTCACCGGCGTTCGCGCCGTCTCGCGGTGCCGGCGGCCCATTACGTCCACTACGCAGCCCGTCAGCGACTCAACCGACGACACAAACGCCGGCGTCGGCAGCACCGACATTTCCGGCCCGCAGCGCACCATCGCCGTCATCGCCGTGGAGGATCGCAATTCGAGATACAGCGGCACCGGCCCGCGATGCTTCCGGCACGCGTCACGTAACTGCCCCAGGAGCGACCGGTCCTCCGCACGATCGCCCAATCGGACAATCACCGACTCGGCCAGTCGATGCGGCGCCTCGTCGAGCGAAAGCACCTCCGTCACTTTCACATTCGGCGTTTCACGGCGCTTGTCGATCCGGCCACGCAGGAAAACCAGCTTATCCGGGGCGACCAGGTCGCGGTGGCGCTCCAGTTCTTCGCCATAGACAACCGCCTCGATTGATCCGCTTAGGTCCTCGAACGCCAGCACGGCCAGCTTCGACCCGGCATTGCGCCCGTTGCGTGTCACCGTGAACCGCAGCCGGCTGATCATCCCGCCCAGCACAACCTCCGCGCCGTCCGGCATGCCGGGGATGTGCGCGATGTCCGCCGTCGAGAAACTGCGCAAGTCCCCCGCTCGCTGCGCCAGCGGATGGCTCGTCACGTAGAAGCCCAGCACGCTCTTCTCGTGCGCGAGCATCTCGGCCTCCGACCACTCCGCCGTGGACAGCGCCGGTCGGGGCGCAGCCGACGACGAATCGGGCGAGAACGATCCAAACATCGTCATCTGCCCGCTGGCGCGATCGCGCTGCGCCTCGGCGCCGACCTGCATGGCGCGTTCGAGCGAATCCACCAGTGCCTTGCGCATCGCGCCGGTCGTGTCAAACGATCCGGCCTTGATCAGGGCTTCGATCACCCCGCGATTGACGCAGGTCAGATCCACGCGCTCGCAGAAGTCGAAGACGCTTTCGAATCGCCCGCCCTTTTCCCGCGCGGTGACCACCGCCTGCACCGCCTTCACACCGACGCCCTTGATCGCCGCCAATCCGAATCGAAGGCATTCGGCGCTCTCGCCGCTCGCTTTCAGCGGCGTGAAGTCCGCATGGCTGCTGTTAATGTCGGGCGGCTTGACGTCGATCCCCAGGCGCCGGCACTCGTCGATGTATTCCACCACCTTGTCGGTGTCGCCCATTTCGTACGTCAGCAGGGCCGCCATGAACTCCAGCGGGTGGTACGTCTTCACGTAAGCGGTCTGAAACGCCACCAGCGCGTAGCCCGTCGAATGCGCCTTGTTGAACGCATATTCCCCGAACGGGAGAATGTCGTTGAAGATCTTCTCGGCCGCCTGGCGCGACACGCCGTGCGCCACCGCCCCCGCGACGAACGGCTCGCGCTCCGCCTCGATCATCGACGTCTTCTTCTTGCTGATCGCCTTGGCGAGGCGAAACGCACGCTTCCGCTCGATCTGACCGAGCTGGTTCACCAGCCGCGCAACCTGCTCCTGGTACACGATGATGCCGTACGTCTCTGCCAGCACCTCGTCCATGATCGGGTGCGGGCTGGACCAGCGCTCGCCATGCTTGCGCGAAACGTATTGCTCGATGTATTTCATCGGGCCGGGCCGGTAAAGCGCGTTGGCGGCAATAAGGTCCTCAATCCGATTGGGCCGCATCTTCATGAGCACATCGCGCATGCCGCCGGACTCGAACTGAAACACGCCTCGCGTATGGCCCTGCGCGAACAACTCATAGACCCGGGCGTCCTTCAGATTCAGATTCCCCAGATCAATCGTCACGCCGTGATTCTGCTCCACCAGCCTGCAGGCAAGCGTCAACACGCTCAACGTCCGCAGACCGAGGAAGTCCATCTTCAACAGGCCCACGGCCTCGACCGTCGGCCCTTCGAACTGCGTCATCACCGCGTCGGTCTTGGTGTCTTTGTACAGCGGGAGCAACCGATCCAGCGGCTCATCGGCGATGACCACGCCCGCCGCATGCACCGACGGATGCCGTGCGAGGCCCTCAATGCGCCGGCCAATGTCGATCACCTTGCGAAGCGTCGCGTCGGAGTCGTACAGCTTGCGCAGCTCCGGCTCCTGGGCCAGCGCCTTGTCGAGCGTCATCTTCAACTCTTCGGGCACCAGCTTGGCAACGCGATCCGCCTCCGACAGCGGCACGCCCATCACACGACAAACGTCCCGTATCGCGGCCCGCGCCTTCAACGTACCGAAGGTGATGATCTGCGCGACGTGGCCGTACTTCTCCCGCACGTAGCGGATGACTTCATCCCGGCCATCCTGACAGATATCAATATCAATGTCCGGCATGTCGTCGCGATCCGGATCCATGAACCGCTCGAAATACAGGCCGTACCGCAATGGGTCGGGTTGCGACAAATAGAGGCAGTACGCGACGACCGACGAACAGCCGCTGCCGCGCGCCCCGCACGGAATGCCCCGGCCGCGAGCGTAGTGCACGAAGTCCCAGCAGATCAGGAAATAACTGGAGAACCCCTTGCTTTGAATGACGTTCAGCTCATAGTCGATCCGTTCGCGCAGCTCGTCGCTGATCTCGCCGTATCGCTCGGCCGCACCTTCGTACACGTGGCGGCGCAGACAGTCCTCGGCCGGCTCGGCGTCGGGCGGGCGATAGACCGGCGTGTGGCGCGTCTTAAAGTCCAACTCGACATTGCAGCGCTCGGCGATGGCCAGCGTGTTCGACATCGCTTCGGGCAGATTCGGAAACAACGTCGCCATGTCGGTCGGCGATTTGAGAAAGAACTGATCCGACGGGAACTTAAACCGATTGGTGTCGGCCTGCAACGCCCGCGTGGCGATGCAACAGAGCACGTCGTGCGCCTCGACATCTTCATGCCGCAGATAATGCACGTCGTTCGTCACGATCAGCCCGACGCCCTTGCGGTTTGCGATGTCAATCAGCTCCGGATTGATCATCCTCTGGTCGTCAATGCCGTGGTCCTGCAACTCGATGAAGAATCGTTCCGGTCCGAAGACTCGCAGGTACCAATCGGCGATCTGTTCAGCGGCCGCACGATCCCGCGCAATCAGCGTCTGCGGAATCTCCGCCCCGAGGCAGGTGCTCGTGCAGATCAGCCCCTCGCTGTGCGCTTCGAGCGTCTCGCGGTCGATCCGCGGCTTGTAATAGAACCCCTCGGTGTAGCCGAGCGACGCCAGCCGCAGCAGGTTGCGGTAGCCCGTGTTGTTCATCGCGAGCAACAGCAGGTGATAGTTTGGGTCGCGTCCGTCAGCTGAGGATTTTTCAAAGCGACTGCCCGGCGCGATGTAGGACTCCATGCCGAGGATGGGCTTCACACCGGCGGCGACGGCCGTCTTGTAGAACTCGACCACGCCGAACATGTTTCCGTGATCCGTGATGGCGACGGACGACATGCCGAGGCGCTTGGTCTGGTCGATCAACTCGTTGATGCGATTGGCGCCGTCGAGCAGGCTGTAGTGCGTGTGGACGTGCAGGTGCGCGAAGGGCGCGGCGATAGGCTGGGAGGACGCCGCGCCGGCGATGAGACCATCCGTGGACATGAGCGATGCTGCCTTCGGGCGAATCGTCTGACGTATCAACCGGCGATGGCGCGTATCCTATGCACGGCGCGCGGCGCTGCCAAGCGACACCGGTTCGGCTGTGAAAATACTTTTGTCAATTCTGATCGCCGTCGACCACGCGGCTGGACACGACGCGCGGCGCGTCCGCAGAACTCATCCCCGGTTGCTTCATTCCGGCCTCCCACGTCTGTGAAATCATCTCCCCCTCGCCCGTGCGCACCGTTCGAATCGTGACATTCCCGACCACCATTCGCCTTGTGAAGTACCTTCGTAACGCGCCACGGAACATGCGCCGCGTCAGAGGGATTAACAGGAAGATTCCAAGCAGATCCGTCAGAAACCCCGGCGTTACAAGCAACGCTGCCGCCAGGAGAATCATCGCCCCATCGGCCAATTCGTCCCCGGGCATCCGGCCGCCTGCCAATTCGCCCTGAATCCTCGTCAGCGTCCGCACGCCCTGCCAACGGGCCAAGGCCGCCCCGGCAAACCCCGTCAAAAGCACGACCCCGACGGTCGGCCAGAACCCAAGCTCACCGCCGATGCGAAGCAACAGCGCAAGGTCTGCAAGCGGCAACCCAATGAACAAAATGAAGAGCCAACCCAGCAATTCCAAACCTCCAGGCTGCGGAGACGCTCCAACATTATGTTTTACATAATGTTATGAGCAATCAATCCCATGTCTCGGTGCGCCTTGCGGGACCGGCGGCATTTCCATCAGCCCCTTGAAGAGTAGTCCCGGCGAACCAATCAAACAACCATGCACCGATGCTCCTTCTCGGTCGGTTCCTTCGCACGGCGAACCGCTCTCGCCGCCGACAATACTGGTATGGCCTGTTTCCCCGGCTGGCAGTATTGAAATCGCGTGCGGGTTGTTTGATGCACTTCGTTCGGCGGTTATATTTCGGCCACGCGGCGCAGGCTTCGTCCCCGCCGCACCTTGCACAAGGGGCAGGATGACGCGCCAGACACGGATGTTCAGCCAGATCCCTCCTCGCCGGGCCGTTGCTGTCTTAACGCTCGGTTTGTTCGGCCTTGTTTCAATGATGGGCTTGCTTCAGGTCGGCCCGCAGCCGACACCGGAAACCGTTCGCGCCGAAGGGCGCATCATCGATCGCGTCGAAATCCAAGGCCTGCGAACCGTTGACGAAGCCTACCTGCAAACCGTCATACGCATTCAGCCCGGCACGCCGTGGCGGCGCGAAGAAATCACCGCGGCCGTCGCGCGACTCGCCGAGACCGGCAAGTTTGAAGGCAATCCCTACGCCGAAGCGCGCGAGGAAGACGGGAAGCTCGTCTGCGTGTTCGTCGTCCAGGAACGGCCATTCGTGACGGAAGTCACGATACTGGGCAACGAGAAATTCAAGACCGACGAACTGATGAAGGACATCGATCTGTCCGTCGGCTCGCCGATCAGCGAGTTTCTGCTGAACCAGGCGAAGCAGGTCGTCGAGCGCAAGTATCGTGAAGCAGGCTATTACCACGTGGCTGTCGATGTTGATGAAGGGGCCTTGCGCGACGAACAGCGAGTGATCATCCGCATCGCCGAGGGGCCGCGGGTCAAGGTGCGAAAGATCCTCTTTGAGGGCAACGCAAGCTTCACGCCGCGCCGCCTGCGCGAGCAGATTGAAACGACGACTTACATCTGGCTGCTGCGAACCGGCGCGTTCGACGACGAGACGGCCCAACGTGACGCCGCCGCACTGAAGAAATACTACGTCGACCGCGGTTATCTCAATGCGCAGGTCGGCTATCGCATCGATCTGGCCGAGAACCAGGGCGACCTCACGGTGACGT includes these proteins:
- the dnaE gene encoding DNA polymerase III subunit alpha, producing MSTDGLIAGAASSQPIAAPFAHLHVHTHYSLLDGANRINELIDQTKRLGMSSVAITDHGNMFGVVEFYKTAVAAGVKPILGMESYIAPGSRFEKSSADGRDPNYHLLLLAMNNTGYRNLLRLASLGYTEGFYYKPRIDRETLEAHSEGLICTSTCLGAEIPQTLIARDRAAAEQIADWYLRVFGPERFFIELQDHGIDDQRMINPELIDIANRKGVGLIVTNDVHYLRHEDVEAHDVLCCIATRALQADTNRFKFPSDQFFLKSPTDMATLFPNLPEAMSNTLAIAERCNVELDFKTRHTPVYRPPDAEPAEDCLRRHVYEGAAERYGEISDELRERIDYELNVIQSKGFSSYFLICWDFVHYARGRGIPCGARGSGCSSVVAYCLYLSQPDPLRYGLYFERFMDPDRDDMPDIDIDICQDGRDEVIRYVREKYGHVAQIITFGTLKARAAIRDVCRVMGVPLSEADRVAKLVPEELKMTLDKALAQEPELRKLYDSDATLRKVIDIGRRIEGLARHPSVHAAGVVIADEPLDRLLPLYKDTKTDAVMTQFEGPTVEAVGLLKMDFLGLRTLSVLTLACRLVEQNHGVTIDLGNLNLKDARVYELFAQGHTRGVFQFESGGMRDVLMKMRPNRIEDLIAANALYRPGPMKYIEQYVSRKHGERWSSPHPIMDEVLAETYGIIVYQEQVARLVNQLGQIERKRAFRLAKAISKKKTSMIEAEREPFVAGAVAHGVSRQAAEKIFNDILPFGEYAFNKAHSTGYALVAFQTAYVKTYHPLEFMAALLTYEMGDTDKVVEYIDECRRLGIDVKPPDINSSHADFTPLKASGESAECLRFGLAAIKGVGVKAVQAVVTAREKGGRFESVFDFCERVDLTCVNRGVIEALIKAGSFDTTGAMRKALVDSLERAMQVGAEAQRDRASGQMTMFGSFSPDSSSAAPRPALSTAEWSEAEMLAHEKSVLGFYVTSHPLAQRAGDLRSFSTADIAHIPGMPDGAEVVLGGMISRLRFTVTRNGRNAGSKLAVLAFEDLSGSIEAVVYGEELERHRDLVAPDKLVFLRGRIDKRRETPNVKVTEVLSLDEAPHRLAESVIVRLGDRAEDRSLLGQLRDACRKHRGPVPLYLELRSSTAMTAMVRCGPEMSVLPTPAFVSSVESLTGCVVDVMGRRHRETARTPVSAGRGGADGDRAEVLGPIDDEAALEA
- the murC gene encoding UDP-N-acetylmuramate--L-alanine ligase MurC — encoded protein: MSRIIPNQPLPNATESARPLMDARRFRTDLSQHWSSPYAARRIHLIGIGGSGMRGLAGVLLRCGAKVSGSDRTGFSSQSRLEEMGATISIGQAPINVPSDCNFVVYSAAISEDNPELLEARRRNIPLRKYAEMLGEVMRLRTGIAISGTHGKSTTTALTTYLLRQARLDPTFVVGAEVKQLESSSGVGDGPHFVVEACEFDRSFLNLAPKIAAILNIEEDHLDCFPNLDAIIEAFKAFASLVPEDGVILANGEDRAVAKAVESTRAPIETFGFSEACTWRAVNIGQTRGHYRFDVRRDGRFLLHAQLDGLPGRHQISNALVATALATHAGVAPAAIADALMTFAGADRRLTHRGEVSGILLLDDYGHHPTEIQVTLRAVKEQWPDRKLWLVFQPHQHSRTRFLLNDFARSFALADHLLVPDIYFVRDSAAERDAICSADLVARVSACGQDAKYLPSHAEIVEHIVTHAVAGDIVLTMGAGDVWKIADDLVRRLG
- the ddl gene encoding D-alanine--D-alanine ligase Ddl, which encodes MAMTHTRFDVERITRAASRQKLAITVLSGGPSGERDISLQSGQAVAAALQSQGHNVHIEDINADNLGALARAVDCVFVALHGTFGEDGQVQEILERRNIAYTGSGPAACALAMDKAAAKEAFKAAGVPTPRFAVATAANLREALAAWSLPVVVKPVKEGSSLHCYIVREFEQLRPAAQRVIDAYGSALIEEFIPGKEITVGILGDRALPAIEIRTQREFYDYKAKYLDDDTQYLFDIDLSPALLQQIAEQSLAAHNALGCRDFSRLDWRVDPSSGKAFLLEANVVPGLTTHSLVPKAAAQVGISMAQMCQFLVDAAIKRRFAKPNG
- a CDS encoding phage T7 F exclusion suppressor FxsA gives rise to the protein MLGWLFILFIGLPLADLALLLRIGGELGFWPTVGVVLLTGFAGAALARWQGVRTLTRIQGELAGGRMPGDELADGAMILLAAALLVTPGFLTDLLGIFLLIPLTRRMFRGALRRYFTRRMVVGNVTIRTVRTGEGEMISQTWEAGMKQPGMSSADAPRVVSSRVVDGDQN
- the murB gene encoding UDP-N-acetylenolpyruvoylglucosamine reductase MurB, producing the protein MTLFADLADICRCEEPLAPRTWFRIGGPAEYLLQPRTDAQLATIIRRCHESGTPVRFLGLGANVLVSDRGVRGAVVHLGDPHFSAMEFDGDTALVGAGADMTKLVLAAVRGGAAGLEQLAGIPGSVGGGIAMNCGGRYGDISSAVQTVTGITPRGEIVERAAAELAFGYRHSSLGDDCAVRVRFALRREDPAELNRRFREIWDYKKATQPPLGDASVGCIFRNPPGQSAGLLIDRAGLKGEQFGTAYVSDRHANFILSRACGRAADVLALIGQIRRRVRDHAGIILQPEVRIWADEEEYEQADWNLADRSAALAAAPAADA